The sequence below is a genomic window from Curtobacterium sp. MCPF17_002.
GCATGGCTTCGCGTGCGGCGCCGACGACCCCTTCCGGCAGGTCCGTGCGGACCGGGCCGATCGCGATCACCTCGATGCGGACGGGGTACTCGGTCTCGATCTCGGCGGCGGCCGCGCGGAGCTGCGCACCGAGGTCGGCGGCGGACTCCTCCTGCTCGGTGAAGAGCCACGACCGCAGTTCGCGTTCCTGGGCACGGGCGAGCCGTGCGGCGTCGGAGCCCGGTTCGGCGCGCTGCTGGATGAGCGCGAGGGTCTGCAGCACCGAGTCGTGCAGGTGGGCGGCGATCTCGGCCCGTTCGACCTCGCGCACCCGGGCCGCACGTTCCTCGGCGAGGTCGCGGACGAGGCGCACCACCCAGGGCGCGACGACGACGGCCACCCCGAGGAGCACGGCGACGGCGGCGGTGAGGACGGTCCACACGTTCGGACGACTGCTCGTCGTGAAGAACAGGAGGATGCCGAGCACGACCAGGACGAGCGCGCCGAGGGCACGGACGACGAGCGCTGACGAGCCGGACGTCCGGACGTTGCGCAGCGCGTCGAACTGCCGCCAGGCGAGCGCCGCCCCGGTGACGACGACGACGCCGGGCACGACGACCTCGAGCGGCACGTCGGCACCGAGCCGCGAGGCGATCACCGCACCGCCGGCGGTCAGCAGCGCGACGCCGAGCAGGATCTCCACGACCGGGGCCCGTCGTCCGTGCGGTGCA
It includes:
- a CDS encoding ATP-binding protein — protein: MPTATMSRPALRVVGGVCSGFATHTGLPVGAVRLATAVLAVCGGAGVLLYAWLWATTPSQGPATPVPLKAMLTGPSADGDADGAPHGRRAPVVEILLGVALLTAGGAVIASRLGADVPLEVVVPGVVVVTGAALAWRQFDALRNVRTSGSSALVVRALGALVLVVLGILLFFTTSSRPNVWTVLTAAVAVLLGVAVVVAPWVVRLVRDLAEERAARVREVERAEIAAHLHDSVLQTLALIQQRAEPGSDAARLARAQERELRSWLFTEQEESAADLGAQLRAAAAEIETEYPVRIEVIAIGPVRTDLPEGVVGAAREAMLNAARHAGGTVSVYAETSADRVEVSVGDRGPGFDTGAIPEGRYGVRESILGRMDRLGGTATIGPGPGRTGTEVRLTLPLAPPADAQPTKETP